The genomic segment TGCAGATTTAAATTTCATATATTAACCCTTTTcaatattttgtatttaaaatattgtggaaaaccacagcatctgctcagTTAGGAAGTGCTACTTTAAGGAGATTAAATTCAACATGATAGCAGAACTAGATCAAAACTACTGATTCAAGGTTGAATATAGACATCATTAAAGTAATGTTCCATTCAGAGGATGGATCAGATCAGTGATTTTGAGTCCCATCCAGGTGTGCAGTCATTAAGTCACTAGTATGAAAAGCTTTTTCCTTGAGTAATGTCAATACATCAAATGCAGAACATACGAGAGGATCCAGGACCAATATAACTAGTTTGCCCAACAGCAGATAGAAGAGATATTTATAGACAATAATGGTGTGAGCACATACTGCTATGAGCATCAAGTTTAAAACACAGTAGCCTCAGTTGCCAGAAGAGCCACATCAATGGTCACCAGCATGACAACAACCTAGAAAAGCAGGGCCATCAATAAATGAGTCACCACAGAGTGATGGCACAGGTGAATCATCATGGAAAGAGCCTACGAAGCAGGAACCCTATGACACAAACAACAGAATTAGTCCAAGCTACTGTCACTGGAGACATCCTGTTAGAATACAGGCTAAATTCTTGTTATCACTAAGCACTAATTTGAACATAATCATACTAAAGACCTTTTTCAGGTTGTAGTATGTTTTCACAATAAAGAGACTGACAAATCTATTTCACTAATAGCAAGCCCTAAAAGATTACACAGCAGCTTGTCTCAATCACAAAACGCTGTGCAGACAAAGGAGGATAGGCTGCAGTGGTGCCACATAAACTATAACTATTGTAATTATTTGATAGTTTTTcatcaattattttttaatgtcGATTGATTGTCACCAGAAACAGTTTTCACTcgtacctggttggctcctcctctctgtcaatcaatcagcagctaatgatGTGAGTGACAGGTAGATTGCATCAATGAGCTGCTCGGGTTTGTTTGCAGAGCTAGTACAAACTTTAAAAGGAACCACATGCatatgaaaagaaataaaagcatgacatACCTGAGCATAGTAGCAAAACGCAAACAAATGTAGAAGTCTATAAGAGAAGAAGAGAATGATGCGTTTAAGCAACTACCATGCATTTgtgaaagacaaataaatgtGCTTTAAAAGCCAAAAATGAGCAAACATGAATTCAAAACCTTACCGAAAAAACAGCGGTGGTGCAGAAACTGGTGAATAGACTAAGCAGCTTCATCAACCTGCCGGGGAGATGGATGCTGCGTTTCAACCTGTTAAATGAGGCCAAAGCCTTTTGGCGCTACCATCATATATTTGTCAGACATTCAAAGCCTTGAGCACAGGACCCAACAACTGGAAaggcaaattaaataaattaaatgtataCTGCGTAGGTTGGTTGAAAAGAGCAGCATGTTATAAAGCCTCCAATTaatttcaaaatgctgcagccagatttctgacgggacttagaaagagagatcacatttctcctacattagcttctctgcactggttgcctgtaaaatgtaggatagaatttataATTTTCCTACTTActtacaaagtactcaatgatgaagctccttcttatcttaaagaccttatagttccttatgctcccagcagaacacttcgttctcagagcactaggctacttgtggttcctagagtctttaaatgtagaacgggaggcagagcttttagctaccaagctcctctcctctggaaccagctccctgttcaggttcgagaagctgacacattcGCCATCTTTAAGATCTggctttttgataaagcttataggttcaggttcagggtcACTGGCAGTGATTCTGTTCTCCTTTTGTTTATTCCATCCAATAATCTCCCATCATTGTAAGTAACATTGTCTCTTTGtctccagtagttgtgtttctctctctgtcctcacctgcaGATATCATCAGATTCAgagctgtgtgtctctgttgggGAGCTGCTGGCCACGTTAACATTAGCCAGATATTAAGAGCAATGGAATAATGAATAATTGAAGACacaattatgattattatttttaaattttaattatgCATTATCttagtatatatttatttatattattatattatttgccCAACATTCTTAAAATTAACTAGAAAGTGTTTCAGAATATTAAAAACCTGCGCAATATGCATGTCAATAACAAAATACCTTTCCCCTAATTTCACCATTTTAATAATCGTAATTAAAGATAGTTGGCCAACTGGCACAGCTAAAGTGAACTGACTTAATAACTTACTGTAGTGAGCTTTTCCTCTGCAATTACAAGATAATTATTACAAGGTAAttattacaaacaaacaaatgaaagcaAGACAAAATGTGGAATGACCCATCGAATAAAACAAATGGAGAGCAGAAAGTACTTACCTGTACACAGATACTTTAGTCTGCACATGCAGTGCCTGTTCCAACCGTCACAAGTCACAGTGCCAGAATCTTTTCTCTTCCAAATGCGTTGTTTTAACTGCCAAATGTTTTCTATTacagtttaattattttttctgGATTATGTCCAGTCACTGCAAAACACttaaatgttataaataaacCCCTAGTAACTTACCcatatatttattacattaatatgattataataaataaataaattaattaattaattttaataattttactGTTTTTCAATATGTATTTAAAGTTACAGTTTACAGTAGATTTGTAGTTCCAAACTACTTGTGTGTCTATTTACAGACAAGgggtgcttgtttttttttataataaaaatgaaccCAGATCATTTCGAATTGAGCAAAGTCATTATCAGTTTAACACAATGAGTCTGGTGCAATTGCTTCAAATTGTTTATAAGGAAGAATAATAAGATGGGAAATGTTTTCTTCATTTGATGTCAACCATGATTTAACAAGCTTCAGTGATTATTCATCTGACACATTTGACTTTGGAGTAGCTTCATCTAAATCAACCAAAGtagcacacataaacacattcatacCAATCCTTATCAATGCTCCAACATATGTTAGTGTTTTAACTAGTGTTAAAATGTCAATTATATCACAATATTCTGTGTTTTCCACACCAACATGGAATAAAGCACAGTACAAGTACCAAACAAAAGTTTAATCAGTATTCTAATTTACATTTGctacacattttaaataaatatttcattcttaaaattattttacacatcttcaaataaaaatatatttatatatgtataaaacaGACAATCAAGGGACAACAATAAGTTCAGGGCTTTGTCACATTTGAACACATCAACATTAAAGTAGCTCCTGGGATCATCACATGTAGCTGCCACAGTAAACTCTGCTGGAGAGAATGATGCCAGATGGGAAGCAGCACCTAGCAAAATGCAAAACACCACAGCGACGTGTCCTGAGCCCACCCAGGCAGGGGACGGTCCCTAGCAGTGCGCTCCATCAGGGACTTCGGGTCTCCTTGAGCAGCAGGCGAGAGTCCGAGAGAGACTCCACTGGTCAAAGTCACATCAAAGAACTAACACTACAACAAACCACTCTACTAGAAGCAATGTGCATCTGAAAGCTAACGTCTTTTTGTCAAAAGAGTACAAAAATAGATTTTCATGGTTTCTTATCTATGTACAGTTTTTTAGTTTCACTTTGAGAAAAATAGACTCTAACTAGATATGGCAGATCTTCTACTGCTCAGTAAAAACGTCCAGAGGCTTCTGGTGAGAAGTCATTGACTCCCTTCTCCTCAGCGCTTGGACGAGTATCTTGTGCGTTTAGTCCTGTGGCTGAAGGGGTAGTGGATGAAGTCGAACGGCCTGTGGTGGCTCGGGTGGGTGGGCTGCTGCCCCTTCGGCAGCCTCTTCATGAAATGGACCTCGCGCTGGTGCTGGCGTGTCCGCGAGCCCTTCCGCGGCCGCCCGCGGCGGGTGAAGGCCATGTACCAGCCCTCGTAGCGGGCGTTCCTTAGAGCCGTGTAgttgttctccaggacgatctcGGTGAAGATACAGTCGCGACCGTGTCCGtttttctgcaaacacacaggcagaaaaaaagCTCTTACTTTGATGTAGATTTACAGATGGGAAATAtgacatatattatatatatgtcatatatatgacatatatataatatatgacaTATATATGTTATCCCTACACTCAGGCCTCCACGAAGCCACAGAACATATGCTACAGCCATTACAGCTCAGGGACAGACAGATGACAGCAAACACCCAGAGGACCTCGTGCAGGTTAAGGCCTCCTGCCACAGGCCGGTGTCTGTGTAGTCAGCCGCCTAGTGTCACCTTCACCAACAGCTTCATCCCCTGTCGCATGTGCCAAAAACGTGGATCTGCTTGCACCCAATAGTATTGAACGTGATTGCAGTGTGAAGGTGAGGAGTTGACCGCTGCTGATCAATATTAAGGAAATGTACATTAAGGTTGGCTGATGGAGTGGTGGCTGGACTCCTACAGTAACAAAAGCGTGTTAAAAATAGTTAtgactcacgcacacacacacacacacacacacacacacacacacacacacacacacacacacacacacacacacacacacacacacactagggcAGCCTGTGTGGCTCGAGGCAGATGGTGTACGAGGTagggtgctggggggggggtcactgtgTTTATTAGCTGTCACAGTGAGATAGCCTCACACACCTACACATTACAGACACGCAGAGCTAGATGCTCAGGGCCAGTTGAAGACTGTCCTATGCACCGGTGTGTCCAGCTCAAAACAGAAACGGCTTCAGGCTCATTGTTCTATTTCTAGCGGGTTTATACACATTTACCTCTTTTACTTTACACTTAGCCGtccaacacacattcacacacacacacacacacacacacacacacacacacacacacacacacacacacacacacacacacacacacacagacacacagcttccTCCATCTCCTTGAGCTGCTGCAAACGTTGACATCTTGACCCCGGCTACAACAACCTGGCCAGAATgtgctcttctccctcttctcctcttaCCTTTCCGATGAGCTTTCCCCTCTTGTTCATGCAGATGTAGAAGCCCGTCTCAGCTCCTTTGATACGCACTCGACTCCCAAACGTATCGGTTTCCACAATGAGTTTGGCTAAAGCAAGCAGAGACACAACTTGTTAATAAACAGGTCTGTAAGAATGAGGTGGACATGGACGTCAATGTTGAAAGCAATCTGAAATGTGAGCGAGAGCATTGAAGTCTGTCTCACtgtcctcacactcacactaaAACCATTGGGCCATTCCTTGCCAGTGCAGCAGAATGGAGAAAGCGCGTGTCCCCTCAGTCTTTGAAGACAACCCTGGCAGGCTCAGCTCTTCAAATATAGCAGCACTGACCGCACACAGGAAGCCCCCAGAAATGTGGAGCATTCAGACACGTTTGCTTTGTGAAACCAATTGTTGCTGTCTTTTTATGTAACAAATCTGCAAAGTGTGGCTGAACTGCTGAAGACGTGCATCGGCGTCCTCACAGATCAACAACACACAACCCTAGTTGGGTTGTGTGTCCAATTCATGGTTGGGGCCTGAGGCCTACGGCTCTGGCCACGAGCTCCAGTTGCACTCACAGCAGACCCTCGGACACACAGGGTCACTTAAAGCACACACATTCTGCAGCAGACTCAATTTATACACAACAAAGACAAGGTGGCAGCGACGCGGGACGGGGCCAGTtcagctgtgatgcaggacAAAGCGAGGCTGGATGTGAGGAAGGGGGGTGACATGACTTCTAATGGCTCTTCCAGACAGTGGgatctgtggaggctgagcgttAGCACCGCGGCCAGTGGACGGGCTTTTCCCCTTCAGCTCTCACACAACCGTTGCCAAGAGCACTTTTAGGCTTATTACAGACACAACGGCTTTGATGAAGAATTTgcttgaaattaaaaaaatcatttaatttCTTATTAATTACTGTTAATAACTTTGGGATACTCTCTAGCACTTCAGAAAAAGGTGGGAATATTTATCATCAAATGCCAAAAATGCAGAATCATgaaattaagtaattaatttATATTCCCAAGTATAAAAAATGAAGtagtcatttttttaatcaatcattTTTAAGTTTGCAAATTACGATTgggttttacatttttaaacactAAATCGTGGAATTCAAAAGGACCGACACTAAATGTCATAACATGAAATATTATCTGAATGAGTGTAATTTATGAAATGAATTACCGTGCACGCCGCCGTCCTCAGCCATGGCGTTGATCTTCTTGTTGGGCAGGACTTGGACGTGTTtgccgctggttctgctgtacAGCTGGTAGATCCGGACCAACCTGCGGCTCACGCGATCCGTCACTTTGCTCTGCTCGCTTACATGCTGCGTGAAATTAGGCGGGGACTGATTGGTTACCTGTCAAAAATTAGACGTCATCACAATCATCAGTACGTGTACTTCGCGCTCTCtctttaaaggttttatttcatttagagAAGAGGCACCAAGCGTGACTGGGATTCAGGTCTTGTGCGGGAAAGGTTTTTTCTATCGCTGCAACAAACAGCCTTTTCCCAAGTGACAAGTGCAACAAGTTCCAGGAGAACTGCAGCCAAACGAAATGAACAGCTTCCAAAAAGACGCACAGTGTGATTACAGGTTGTGCGTACAGGAGAATGTGCGCCACGGCGCAATCACAGCACAGACGCCGTGACCGGCGCAGAGGCTCCACGCTGCGCGTAACGTCTACTTTACGTCGCATTTCTGCTGTGATGGAATGGCTGCACGCGCTCCTCGGGCTCGCTTACGGCTCAGAAGGCTCGCGCGCCTTCCGCGCTCTGTGCCAAGGCCGCTCTGTTGGTCAGCAACCTGCTGCCCGGCGCGCCGTGGGAGCCGTCCGGTATTATTGTCACATAATGTTATGATGATCCCTCACCTTTCCGTGCTGTGCCTCGATCATATGTTTTATAGGTATTTATTTCAGCTATTTCCAATTTGAAAGGAACCACATGCATATAAGAAGAAATCACAGCATGACATACCTGAGCAAAGTAGCAAAACGCGAGCAAACGTAGAAGCCTAAAAGAGGAGAAGAACGTGATGCGTTAAGCAACTTCCATGCGTTTGTGAAAGACAAATAACTGTGCGTAAAAAGTGGGAACTCACAGATAGCTGAGTCTGGAACGGGAGGCTCGCATGTTCGAAGGAGGTGGAAAAGCCTTCTAAATAAAGCGATTGTCCACTTGGTATcactagaaataaaaaatgcagtCGGTTCCAGAGTTTTCAGCGAATTccacaataaatgtaaaaaggtcAGAGGTGCTGACACGGAGTCTCAAGTGCGCACAGTGGACACGTTCCTCGTCAAATCAGGCTCCGGCAGATGATCAGCGCCTCTTAATGACGCTGTGGGACACACGGCCCGTTGCGACTGAACGGCACTTGCAGAAGCGCCGCAGGATTCGGTTGTTGTGAATTTGATTGAAGTTGATCTGTGCTGTCACTGTCCACGGAGCGTAGTCCCGTGCGGCCCTCAGGTGCGCGCCTGTGGGAAGGAAAGTCGGGCTCGTGTCGGTCGGTGGTCTCCGGTGCCTCGGTGCCgccgctcggctcggctcggctcggctcggctccgctccgcggtgtcagggctgcagcaggactttgatccgctccgctccgctcacATGCGCAGCGCTGCAGTGTCGCTCCTCGCTCGGCGCTCACACACCGCCGGTTAAAACGGCAGGCTGATCTGCTGAGAACAGGCCCCCTTTTTCTGCAAGAcaaagcagcccccccccccccccccccccccacacacacacagcccccccTCGATTAAAATCCCTTCACCTGAGGAGCGGTCCACACTTTGTAAAGGACGAGATGCGAGGAGGAGCCTGTGCTCTGTGCGCGATGTCACCACAACTCTACGAAATCCCACTAAAACAGAACGAGCGCTCATGTTCATGTGTGGATGAGTATCAGCAGTCTGTGGCGAACGGCGAGCAGAAACCGGACGGATCTCCCGTCTCCACCCGAGATCCGTCCGGCTCCTCCAGTTTGGAGATGCGCAAAGCTGGAACCGCTCCAGGTTTGTGTATTGACAGAGCAAAGTGTGAGACACATTAAATGGATTACAGGCGATTAGCGTTgctcgccccctccctcccctcccttcaTTAAAAGGAGCGATCTTCCATTCACCTTAAAGTTTCTACTTAGTCGCAGAAAGAAACAGActtcatatggagttaacctgcGGAACGCAAAGCAGGAGACGACGACAGACTAACATCTATTCATCAAGACGCAGACGGCGGCGCGTTCACACCTCAGAGGCCGCTCCATTTCTGACAAAACAGATTAATGACCCCTTTTATTCCAGCGTCTTTACAGAGCTGCTGTTGAATGCGATCGTTTATTAGTCAAAACGTTCCTGATTGATAACGCAAATAGATACTGCTCAGTATCTCCTACATAGAAACTTGTCACCGTAAACTTTAAGTGT from the Betta splendens chromosome 15, fBetSpl5.4, whole genome shotgun sequence genome contains:
- the fgf8a gene encoding fibroblast growth factor 8 isoform X1, encoding MRASRSRLSYLLLRLLAFCYFAQVTNQSPPNFTQHVSEQSKVTDRVSRRLVRIYQLYSRTSGKHVQVLPNKKINAMAEDGGVHAKLIVETDTFGSRVRIKGAETGFYICMNKRGKLIGKKNGHGRDCIFTEIVLENNYTALRNARYEGWYMAFTRRGRPRKGSRTRQHQREVHFMKRLPKGQQPTHPSHHRPFDFIHYPFSHRTKRTRYSSKR
- the fgf8a gene encoding fibroblast growth factor 8 isoform X2 encodes the protein MRASRSRLSYLLLRLLAFCYFAQHVSEQSKVTDRVSRRLVRIYQLYSRTSGKHVQVLPNKKINAMAEDGGVHAKLIVETDTFGSRVRIKGAETGFYICMNKRGKLIGKKNGHGRDCIFTEIVLENNYTALRNARYEGWYMAFTRRGRPRKGSRTRQHQREVHFMKRLPKGQQPTHPSHHRPFDFIHYPFSHRTKRTRYSSKR